Proteins from a single region of Thermotoga maritima MSB8:
- a CDS encoding ROK family transcriptional regulator, with the protein MNISPTQHKILKLLIENEKISMREISEKLSVNMSTVSRNFRSLLESGFALKVEEASPGSSGGRKTALYTANPNKFFILGIGVEQNRLIGVVIDAKGNEVEKSEIHRSFRGDEIVNALVDCVEPFKEKYPNTVGISIGMPGIIKENKVIFSSALGIEDLDLGRILSKEFGTEIFVLNDANAAVVGYGFQKKNVVYFLISVPYYLNQPVGVGAGLWLEGSLYQGSNGAAGEFEIDILPSILSGPATLDEVDLKNLSSDSFLKLLSKLSEVASFVSYLLDPETVIFGGDITLFSPEFHSGLAKNVRDHLEKRHISDVEVLFDERGLWTVAFGAAKAFWKRILEDYEFAGKILK; encoded by the coding sequence TTGAACATTTCACCCACTCAACACAAGATTCTCAAACTTCTCATAGAAAACGAAAAGATATCGATGAGAGAAATCAGTGAAAAGCTTTCTGTGAACATGTCCACCGTGTCCAGGAATTTTCGCTCGTTGTTGGAATCGGGTTTTGCTCTGAAGGTCGAAGAAGCATCTCCTGGTTCCTCGGGAGGTAGAAAAACCGCTCTTTATACGGCAAACCCGAATAAGTTCTTCATCCTGGGGATTGGTGTTGAGCAGAACAGGTTGATCGGTGTGGTGATCGATGCGAAGGGAAACGAGGTTGAAAAAAGTGAGATACACAGAAGTTTTCGTGGAGATGAGATCGTAAACGCTCTTGTTGATTGTGTTGAACCTTTTAAAGAAAAGTATCCAAACACAGTGGGAATTTCCATCGGTATGCCTGGAATCATAAAAGAAAACAAGGTGATCTTTTCTTCGGCCCTCGGTATTGAAGATCTCGATCTTGGAAGAATTCTCTCCAAGGAATTTGGAACAGAGATTTTCGTTCTTAACGACGCAAACGCGGCAGTTGTGGGATACGGTTTTCAGAAGAAAAATGTGGTTTATTTTCTGATCTCTGTTCCTTACTATCTGAACCAGCCGGTGGGTGTTGGAGCGGGACTCTGGCTGGAAGGGAGCCTGTACCAGGGTTCCAACGGTGCTGCGGGTGAATTCGAAATCGACATCCTGCCGTCCATTCTGTCTGGACCAGCCACACTCGATGAAGTAGATTTGAAAAACCTGTCTTCCGATTCGTTCTTGAAACTTCTTTCGAAGCTTTCGGAGGTTGCCTCTTTCGTTAGCTATCTTCTAGATCCCGAAACCGTGATTTTTGGTGGGGACATAACGTTGTTTTCCCCGGAATTTCACAGCGGTCTGGCAAAGAACGTTCGGGATCACCTCGAAAAAAGACACATCTCTGACGTTGAGGTTCTCTTCGATGAAAGAGGGCTCTGGACGGTCGCCTTCGGTGCAGCAAAAGCCTTCTGGAAAAGGATTCTAGAAGACTACGAGTTCGCCGGCAAGATTCTGAAATGA
- the nagA gene encoding beta-N-acetylglucosaminidase, with amino-acid sequence MDVDLGKLFFCGFNDFNEEVKEIIRKYRPTGILIYPGVLSKEYLLMDFMSFLSKEGDFLISSDHEGGQLEVLKYVPSSPGNLAFGKNSPDVTYRYSRVAGKIMEIVGLNMVFAPVLDLLSEESSSVIDIRSYGSDPKIVAEHGARACEGYLEGGVIPCIKHFPGHGKAREDSHLTLPVVDAPFEKLWEEDLLPFRKVLEREKKVTVMTAHVRYSSIDSLPATLSEKIITDVLREKIGFDGLVISDAMEMSAVSNNFSVEEIVSLFLNAGGNMILLGDYRNLPVYYETLVKLLEDGKVQKDKVERSIRTVEKYLAFAKKNSGVGFLADVSMKAVEFLGFEKIDHTSEVTLLVPSSENLSQADTTGGDYDQIPEIVSRFFEVENVVRYTVEDGPEFVEGDLIFDFVADIPNEKALKAHLSLPAEKTVYFVLRNPFDVRYFEGRKIVVTRSTKPISIYKSLEHFLGRCDS; translated from the coding sequence ATGGACGTGGATCTTGGAAAGCTGTTCTTCTGCGGTTTCAATGACTTCAACGAGGAAGTCAAGGAAATAATCAGAAAATACAGACCAACCGGTATTTTGATCTATCCAGGAGTTCTTTCGAAAGAGTACCTTCTGATGGATTTCATGAGTTTTCTATCGAAGGAAGGAGATTTTCTCATCAGTTCCGATCACGAGGGTGGCCAGCTTGAGGTGTTGAAATACGTTCCCTCGTCTCCGGGAAATCTTGCCTTTGGGAAAAACTCACCGGATGTGACTTACAGATATTCCAGGGTTGCGGGAAAGATCATGGAGATTGTGGGGCTCAACATGGTTTTTGCTCCTGTTCTTGATCTTCTTTCTGAAGAGAGTTCTTCGGTGATCGACATAAGAAGCTACGGCTCAGATCCCAAAATCGTAGCCGAGCACGGAGCAAGAGCCTGTGAAGGTTATCTGGAAGGTGGAGTTATTCCCTGCATCAAGCACTTTCCAGGTCACGGAAAAGCGAGAGAAGACTCTCACCTCACCCTTCCTGTAGTCGATGCACCCTTTGAAAAACTCTGGGAAGAGGATCTTCTGCCGTTCAGAAAGGTGCTGGAAAGGGAGAAAAAGGTCACGGTCATGACGGCCCACGTCAGATACTCTTCGATAGACAGTCTCCCGGCTACTCTTTCGGAGAAGATCATAACGGACGTTCTCAGAGAAAAGATCGGTTTCGACGGTCTTGTGATCAGTGACGCTATGGAGATGAGCGCTGTGTCGAACAATTTCTCTGTTGAAGAGATTGTGAGTCTCTTTCTGAACGCGGGAGGAAACATGATCCTTCTCGGTGATTACAGAAATCTTCCGGTTTACTATGAAACGCTGGTGAAACTCCTCGAGGATGGAAAGGTCCAGAAGGACAAAGTGGAGCGCTCCATAAGAACGGTGGAAAAATATCTTGCTTTTGCGAAGAAAAACAGCGGTGTTGGTTTCCTTGCCGATGTTTCGATGAAGGCTGTGGAATTCCTCGGTTTTGAAAAGATAGATCATACCAGTGAAGTGACTCTTCTCGTTCCTTCCAGTGAGAATCTGAGTCAGGCAGACACCACGGGGGGCGATTACGATCAGATTCCGGAGATCGTTTCCAGATTTTTCGAAGTCGAGAATGTTGTTCGATACACCGTAGAAGACGGTCCCGAGTTCGTTGAAGGTGATTTGATCTTCGATTTTGTAGCCGACATACCGAACGAAAAGGCTTTGAAAGCCCATCTGAGCCTTCCGGCAGAAAAGACCGTTTACTTCGTTCTGAGAAATCCGTTCGATGTCAGGTATTTCGAAGGAAGAAAGATAGTCGTCACAAGATCGACGAAACCCATTTCTATCTATAAATCCTTAGAACATTTTTTAGGGAGGTGTGATTCATGA
- a CDS encoding ABC transporter substrate-binding protein codes for MRKFLVILMVVLLAVLALSKTKIVFWTMSLKPTFTDFIQGIIDRYEELNPDVEIVWEDVPWDVLQQKLLAAFSSGNPPDVVNLNAQWTIEFAQKKVLFPLNDLLPEEVINQYFDNMIKGLTWKDGIYGIPWYTAVDVIFYNKEIFEKAGLDPKYPPRTWDEILLYSVLIKEKTGKYGALPTIFQDPSAIFNWDGLNLYTVDENNRIKEVLFDRPEYAHTLNKWATLYKQKYIPSEIVQGGEWTRATELYQAGELAMLITGVQFADRVKWNAPEIYEKSDVAPIPAPKPGVRMSGWYSTLNVVRGSKNPKEAAKFAAFVANLENQIAFCKLVTIFPTLKAAVNDPWFSKDDGTLAAKARIMGAKYLENITFYNDDIPFRKEAFDRLKDAIIQVFLGQKDPETALKETAKYWRYLIQTQQSK; via the coding sequence ATGAGGAAGTTTTTGGTCATTCTCATGGTAGTTCTTCTCGCAGTTCTGGCACTGTCCAAAACCAAGATAGTCTTCTGGACCATGTCGTTGAAACCGACCTTCACAGATTTTATTCAGGGAATCATCGACAGGTACGAAGAGTTGAACCCGGATGTTGAAATCGTCTGGGAAGATGTTCCATGGGACGTTCTCCAGCAGAAGCTTCTTGCGGCCTTTTCTTCTGGAAATCCACCCGATGTTGTGAACCTGAACGCTCAGTGGACCATCGAATTCGCTCAGAAGAAAGTTCTGTTCCCCTTGAACGATTTGCTACCCGAAGAAGTTATCAACCAGTACTTCGACAACATGATCAAAGGACTCACCTGGAAAGACGGAATTTATGGAATTCCCTGGTACACAGCTGTGGACGTGATATTCTACAACAAAGAGATCTTCGAAAAAGCTGGACTGGATCCGAAGTATCCACCTCGAACCTGGGATGAAATACTCCTCTACTCAGTTTTGATCAAGGAAAAAACGGGAAAATACGGTGCGCTTCCTACGATCTTCCAAGATCCCTCTGCGATCTTCAACTGGGACGGATTGAATCTCTACACGGTGGATGAAAACAACAGAATAAAAGAAGTACTCTTCGACAGGCCGGAATACGCTCACACTCTCAACAAATGGGCCACTCTCTACAAACAGAAGTACATCCCGAGTGAAATCGTCCAGGGTGGAGAATGGACGAGAGCCACAGAGCTCTATCAGGCTGGAGAACTCGCCATGTTGATCACTGGCGTTCAGTTTGCGGACAGAGTGAAATGGAACGCCCCAGAAATATACGAAAAATCCGATGTTGCTCCTATTCCGGCTCCAAAACCTGGTGTGAGAATGAGTGGATGGTATTCAACACTGAACGTGGTCAGAGGATCCAAGAATCCTAAGGAAGCCGCTAAATTCGCAGCGTTCGTTGCAAACCTCGAGAACCAGATCGCATTCTGTAAGCTCGTGACCATATTCCCGACTCTCAAAGCAGCGGTGAACGATCCGTGGTTCTCAAAAGACGATGGAACGCTCGCTGCCAAAGCCAGAATCATGGGAGCCAAGTATCTTGAGAACATCACGTTCTACAACGATGACATACCATTCAGAAAAGAAGCGTTCGACAGACTGAAGGATGCCATTATTCAGGTGTTCCTTGGACAGAAAGATCCCGAAACAGCGCTCAAAGAGACCGCGAAGTACTGGAGATACCTCATTCAGACTCAGCAATCGAAATAA
- a CDS encoding carbohydrate ABC transporter permease has translation MPGRYYKSLRKKQLLLAFFFITIPTLLMVLFIYYPLVFGIKISFYQYDIVGESLYIGLKNYVDLLRDPLFWNAFKNSLLYLLVVPPLQLISILLAVLLDRAIRGRNLFRTLIFLPVVTPITIAAITWQWMYREKGFINFLLQSLHIIDEPIAFLSDPKIALFAIMFVTMWKGFGYYMVIYLAGLQSIPRELIEAARVDGAKPSQVFFKVTIPLLKPYILFCSTMSSIAALNVFGEIYAMTKGGPVHATETMGIFIYNRAFEYLQFGYSNAAAVLFSFVVIAFSLLNFYLFREGGLKSYYA, from the coding sequence ATGCCAGGAAGGTACTACAAAAGTTTGAGAAAAAAACAGCTTCTTCTTGCATTCTTCTTCATAACGATTCCAACTCTCCTCATGGTGCTTTTCATATATTATCCTCTCGTGTTCGGTATCAAAATATCCTTTTACCAGTATGACATAGTGGGAGAATCTCTTTACATTGGACTGAAAAACTACGTCGATCTGCTTCGCGATCCTTTATTCTGGAACGCCTTCAAAAACAGTCTTTTGTACCTGCTTGTTGTACCTCCGCTCCAGCTCATTTCTATACTGCTTGCGGTCCTGCTCGACAGGGCCATAAGGGGTAGGAATCTTTTCAGAACTCTCATTTTTCTTCCAGTGGTTACTCCCATCACCATCGCTGCGATCACATGGCAGTGGATGTACAGAGAAAAAGGATTCATCAACTTTCTTCTCCAATCACTTCATATTATAGACGAGCCGATTGCTTTCCTCTCGGATCCCAAGATAGCTCTCTTTGCTATCATGTTTGTCACCATGTGGAAGGGCTTCGGTTACTACATGGTCATATATCTGGCAGGACTACAGAGCATCCCCAGGGAATTGATAGAGGCTGCCAGGGTTGACGGTGCGAAGCCTTCTCAGGTCTTCTTCAAAGTGACGATCCCCCTTCTGAAACCGTACATCCTGTTTTGCTCAACCATGTCATCTATAGCGGCTTTGAACGTCTTCGGAGAGATTTACGCCATGACAAAAGGTGGCCCGGTTCACGCAACGGAAACAATGGGAATTTTCATATACAATCGAGCTTTTGAATATCTCCAATTCGGATATTCGAACGCCGCCGCTGTTCTGTTCAGCTTCGTTGTGATTGCGTTTTCGCTTCTGAACTTCTACCTGTTCAGGGAAGGAGGTTTGAAGAGCTATTATGCCTAA